In Psychrobacter immobilis, a single genomic region encodes these proteins:
- the ubiA gene encoding 4-hydroxybenzoate octaprenyltransferase has protein sequence MTFDDKLQAYLQLTRFDKPVGIELLLWPTLWGVMLAAMGQAQQQGSSAGLPSLKMLVIFALGAIFMRAAGCAINDFADRKVDGHVTRTKGRPLADGRLSAKEAIAAFLVLVLLSASLLFFLPIAVFYWSLGAVLLAFIYPFMKRFTHLPQVFLAAAFGWAIPMAYVAIQGAPDIWCWLLFVAYMCWTVAYDTQYAMADREDDLKIGVKSTAILFGRYDVIIISLLQTLFLLIMGAVIWHYFAPTSLGLTPVFGLALVAMMFAKQNSACATRNARACFQAFLANIWVGRYVFALIAIACLWTTFNG, from the coding sequence ATGACATTCGATGACAAACTACAAGCTTACCTGCAGCTGACGCGCTTTGATAAACCAGTAGGTATTGAGCTATTATTATGGCCAACGCTATGGGGCGTAATGCTGGCGGCGATGGGTCAAGCGCAACAGCAAGGTTCAAGTGCAGGTCTACCAAGTCTTAAGATGTTGGTGATTTTTGCGCTTGGCGCAATTTTTATGCGGGCGGCAGGTTGCGCGATCAATGATTTTGCCGATCGTAAGGTCGATGGTCATGTGACGCGCACCAAAGGACGTCCATTAGCTGATGGGCGTCTGTCTGCTAAAGAAGCAATCGCTGCTTTTTTAGTATTGGTATTACTCAGTGCCAGTTTGCTGTTCTTTTTGCCGATAGCCGTATTTTACTGGTCGCTTGGCGCAGTGTTATTGGCATTCATTTATCCATTTATGAAGCGTTTTACCCATTTGCCGCAGGTGTTTTTAGCAGCGGCTTTTGGTTGGGCGATACCGATGGCGTATGTGGCGATACAAGGCGCGCCTGATATATGGTGTTGGCTGTTATTTGTCGCTTATATGTGTTGGACCGTGGCTTATGATACCCAATATGCTATGGCTGACCGTGAAGATGATTTAAAAATTGGGGTCAAATCAACGGCGATATTATTTGGTCGCTATGATGTGATTATTATCTCGCTGCTACAAACATTGTTTTTGCTTATCATGGGCGCGGTCATTTGGCATTACTTTGCACCGACAAGCTTAGGCCTGACGCCAGTATTTGGCTTGGCGTTAGTGGCAATGATGTTTGCTAAGCAAAATAGCGCTTGTGCTACTCGTAATGCAAGAGCCTGTTTTCAGGCGTTTTTAGCCAATATATGGGTAGGGCGTTACGTCTTTGCTCTCATTGCAATCGCTTGTTTGTGGACGACTTTTAATGGATAA
- a CDS encoding class I SAM-dependent methyltransferase, with product MTASRQGFKESSNIMRCQLYYVSESQHSQVADIQALIIAHELPIVLHLELFTDKLSQKRRQQLSQTATQPILLLDEKNKLSWLSDGLSVAPEWDKLQRRVVSAGRKSELLLQAVKITSDSHVIDATAGFGHDSLILASTGAQVIMLEQQPLMALLLLVEQQRMSGLANWQKLISRLHIINTDALGYFATLAADTINDTKEIDKKAVDVVYLDPMFPEDSYQDSKTGKGAKVGKHMQALHQLASPPTLEQEEQLLQSAQAVVRQNAQTSGRVVVKRPQFAPLLAHQQPSESWHNEAVRFDGYFV from the coding sequence ATGACCGCTTCACGCCAAGGGTTCAAAGAGAGTAGTAACATTATGCGCTGCCAACTATACTATGTCAGTGAGTCGCAGCATAGTCAGGTTGCAGATATACAAGCGTTAATAATTGCACATGAGCTGCCCATTGTTTTACACCTTGAGCTGTTTACCGATAAGCTTAGTCAAAAACGTCGCCAGCAGTTAAGCCAGACAGCTACCCAACCTATTTTGTTGTTGGATGAAAAAAATAAGCTATCATGGCTGAGCGATGGGTTAAGCGTTGCACCAGAATGGGATAAGCTGCAACGCCGTGTAGTGAGTGCGGGGCGTAAGTCTGAGTTATTATTACAAGCAGTCAAAATCACGTCTGACAGTCATGTTATCGATGCCACAGCAGGCTTTGGTCATGACAGTTTGATATTAGCCAGTACGGGCGCTCAGGTCATCATGCTTGAGCAACAGCCCTTGATGGCATTGTTATTGTTAGTAGAGCAGCAGCGTATGAGTGGGCTAGCAAATTGGCAAAAGCTGATAAGCCGTCTGCATATTATCAATACCGATGCGCTTGGCTATTTTGCAACTCTAGCAGCTGATACAATAAATGACACTAAAGAAATCGATAAGAAAGCAGTCGATGTGGTGTATCTGGATCCTATGTTTCCGGAAGACAGTTACCAAGATAGCAAAACGGGTAAAGGCGCTAAAGTGGGTAAGCACATGCAAGCCTTACACCAATTGGCTAGCCCCCCAACGCTAGAACAAGAAGAACAGTTGCTACAAAGTGCGCAAGCAGTCGTCCGTCAAAATGCTCAAACGTCTGGCCGCGTGGTCGTTAAGCGTCCGCAATTTGCGCCGTTACTTGCGCATCAACAACCAAGTGAGAGCTGGCATAACGAAGCCGTACGCTTTGATGGTTATTTTGTTTAA
- a CDS encoding undecaprenyl-diphosphate phosphatase, whose translation MDIILLIQAVIMGIVEGITEFLPISSTGYLILSADLMGFWTKEKVDLFVVVVQLGAILAVIYDYWDRLWQALMGLLTGKAEGMSNPRQLGLSLIVATIPVMIVGFTFADEIKSYLFNPIVVAIMLIIGGLLIFYVENRPKTIIAQEAEDVSLKTALMIGLLQCLALIPGTSRSGATIIGALWLGVSRKASAEFSFFLGIPVIVGAALLDLLKHHDVLTNSEDWLVLGIGTVVSFIVALLCIRLLVEWVSRRDFKIFAWLRIITGIIVLIAAWGFGYQMAG comes from the coding sequence GTGGATATCATTTTATTAATTCAAGCTGTTATCATGGGTATCGTTGAAGGTATCACTGAATTTTTACCCATCTCTAGCACTGGCTACTTGATTTTATCAGCGGATTTGATGGGCTTTTGGACCAAAGAAAAAGTCGATTTATTTGTGGTAGTGGTGCAGCTTGGTGCTATCTTAGCGGTCATTTATGATTACTGGGACAGACTATGGCAAGCGCTGATGGGTCTGCTGACAGGCAAAGCTGAAGGCATGAGTAATCCACGCCAGCTTGGACTTAGCTTGATTGTGGCGACTATTCCGGTGATGATCGTTGGTTTTACCTTCGCCGATGAGATTAAATCATATTTATTTAATCCTATCGTCGTGGCAATTATGCTGATTATCGGTGGTTTATTGATATTCTATGTAGAAAATCGCCCTAAAACGATTATTGCGCAAGAAGCAGAAGACGTCAGTCTAAAAACCGCGTTGATGATTGGTCTGCTGCAATGTCTGGCATTGATACCGGGAACATCACGCTCAGGCGCGACAATTATCGGCGCGCTATGGCTCGGCGTCTCACGTAAAGCTTCCGCTGAATTTTCTTTCTTTTTGGGTATTCCAGTCATCGTGGGCGCGGCATTATTAGATTTGCTGAAGCATCATGACGTATTGACCAATAGCGAGGATTGGCTGGTATTAGGTATAGGTACGGTGGTGTCATTTATCGTCGCCTTACTCTGTATCCGTTTGCTAGTAGAATGGGTCAGTCGTCGTGATTTTAAAATCTTTGCGTGGTTACGCATTATTACTGGCATCATTGTATTAATAGCGGCTTGGGGTTTTGGTTATCAAATGGCAGGCTAG